The stretch of DNA TCCCGACGAACCGGCGATCCAATTTGCCACCGCACACGACTACGTGGGATTCGTGCACGCCGAAATCCAACACCGACGCGAAATGCAGGCCCCCCCGTTTTGGCATTTGGCCCGCGTGATCCTCCGCGGTTTGATTGACGACGAGGTCGTTGAGTTCTCCAACAGTATGGCCACTGTTCTGCGGAAAGCCGCCGAGGAATCAGACCTCCCGGTCCGCCTACTCGGCCCCGCCCCGGCCCCAATCATGAAACTCAACAAGTTCTACCGCCACCACTTCCAATTAGCAGCCGAACAAGCGGAAACGATTCAAAAACTCTGGCGCAGCGTCGCCACCAAATTGCCCAAATCGAGCAACGTGGAATATGTGGTGGATGTCGATCCGTTGAACATGCGTTGAGCCCAGGCGGGTGTGAAAAAGATGGCCTTCAAAACGAAGACTGTTAAAATCAGGGCTGTTCCTGATTTGGTCTACCTCTCTCGAATGGAGAGAGCTAGATTAAAAGCGAGTGGAGGATCGTCGAATGTGGCTTGCCCCTCACCCCGGCCCTCTCCCAGAGGGAGAGGGAGTAAAAGCAATCACCACTCCGCCTGCACAAAAAACAGCCACAAACCACTCCCCCCTCTCCCTCTGGGAGAGGGGCCGGGGGTGAGGGTTTTCGCAAACCAAAACGCAAAACCAACCCCAACCGCCAAGCCAACAAGGTCACTACCCAGTAACACCACCCAACATCAAACCCCAAAAAAGGCTCATGGCTGATCGAATCCCTCCCCCGGACACCCACACCAGAGCAAAGCAACTCCGCCAACAAATGACGGTCCCTGAAAGGAAACTATGGTCCGTACTGCGCAGCCAACGCTTGGCGGGCCTCAAGTTTCGCCGCCAACATCCGATTGAACCGTACATCGTTGACTTCTACTGTGACGCGGCGAGGCTTGTGGTCGAGGTCCATGGTGAAAGCCATGCGGTGACGGGTGACTACGATATCAAACGCCAACGCATCATTGAGAATCGAGGATACACCTTTTTACGCGTTTCGAATGACGAGGTGCTAGAGGATCTGGAAGCAGTCGCTCTGGGGATTGCGCGGGCAGCGGGGGTTGATCTGCAGAAGTGGTTGTCGGGGGGATGAGTGGAGGAACGCCCAATGTGGCTTGCCCCTCACCCCGGCCCTCTCCCAGAGGGAGAGGGAGTAAAAAAACATTCCCCATCGCAAAACACAGCCACAAACCACTCCCCCCTCTCCCCCTGGGAGAGGGGCCGGGGGTGAGGGTTTTCGCACAACACATCGCCCCCCCCATCACACCGACTCATCAACCAAATGCGCCGCCACGAATTCTTCATTCAAAGTGACCCCCAATCCCGGCCGGTCGGAGACTTCGATGCTGCCATGGCTCGCTTGAATTCGTTCGTGCGTCAGTTCATGCCGCATGGGGACATCCTCAACGCAGTCTTCGAACAAGAAGGCATCGCGGCAGGTGCAGAGCCATTGCACGCTGGCGGCGACTGTGATCGGGCTGGTGTAGGAATGATTGCAGGGACGTGCGCCGATCTCCTCCACGCGGGCTTTGATGTAGGCCGCATCCGTAAATCCATTGCGGGACAAATCGACTTGATAGACATCCAATGCCCGGCGATCCAACAGCGGACGAAATGCTTCGCGACCGCACTCCCCTTCTCCGGATGCAATTGCTACCGGCGAGCGGTCGCGTAGCCAGACATAGCCATCGATATTGTCCTCCCGCAACGGTTCTTCCAGCCACTCGATGTCGAACTCCGCAAAAGCGGTCGCCCGCCGTAAAGCGGTCCGCGTATCCCAGACGCACCCGGCGTCGATCAACAGCGTGTTCTCGCCAATCCCCTCTCGCGCGCCGCGGACGAGTTCGATATCCAGCGCTTCGCTTTGACCCATCGGCTCCCAACCGAATTTGACCGCTGTATACCCGGCGGCAATCCACCGTTGGCCAATCTCAGCTGTTTCCTGACCGTCGCGGCCAAACAGAATCGACGCATACGCGCGAATCGAGTCGTGCTGCTTGCCCCCCAAGAGCCGGTGAATTGGTTCGCCAAAATGCTTGCCTTTGAGGTCCCACAGCGCCATGTCGACCGCCGCCATGGCCGATATTGTGACCGAAGTCCGTCCAAAATACATCGTGGCCCGGTACATCCTTTGCCACAACCGCTCGGTTTCCAGCGGATTCTCACCCAACAAGACTTCGCGCAATCCACAGGCAATGTTGTGGCTGAATGGGGCGTCGATAATGGCTTTGACGACCTCCGGCGAGGAATCGGCTTCCCCGATGCCTTCCAATCCCGAATCCGTGCGAATTCGCACCAGGACAACGTCTTGGCAACTAGCAGTTTTGGATTCGACTGACGCGGACCGCAAAACTTGACAGATGACATTGGTGATTTTCATAGAAGATTCCGATAGGGAGTGGAGAGCCGACGGTTTTTTGCTGGGCGAAGACTACAATCACCGTACCAGGGTGACCAGCATGCCGATTTTGCATAAATCGCCGAGTTTGTCGATGATTGCCGTCACGAATCTCAATTGCAGTTTGAAAGGCCGCAGGGAGCGGTCGCAGCGTGAGTTGACCTGTGATTCGTCACGACATAAAGTTCAGGAACGTTCCTCCCGACCGTGGCGCCAAGAATGCCTACAATGAGTATGGAATTCATTGTCCAACGACCAGGAACCGCATGAAACGATCAGCGATGACTTTCGGGTCGCATGACAGTAGCGATATTCACCGTAGCCGACCTGCATCGCTGCAAAAATCATTTAAGACGATACGGCAAATACTAACAGCCAAAATCGAGATCTCATGACTGATAAACCGACGAAATCGCCGGATAAACGCGGACCAAGCCGCCCCGAACGCCCTCAATCCAGCAACTTGCATTGGTACATTCTGGGCTTCATCGTCGTGATTCTGCTGATGGTTACGATCGTCGAGCGGAATAATAGTAGCCAGGAAATGGACTACAGTGCATTTCTGACCGCGATCAATAAAGGCGAGGATCAAAAAGATCGCCTGGATGCCACGAACATCCACAATCTGACGATCGGTAAAGAATTCATCCGCTTTCAAGATCGCCCTGATCCCAAAGACGGAAAGCCCCCGATTCCGAAAAAGTTTTACATCCCCATCAACGCGCAGTCGGACATGGCCAGCGACCGTTTAGAGAAGCTGCTGGAATCCAAGGGGATTCCCTTTGCATATGAGCCTCCGCCATCGGAATGGAAGGGGATGTTCATGCTCTTCCTCCCCTTGATTATCCTGTTCCTGTTGCTGATGTTCTTCTTCCGCCGCATGGGGGGCGCCGGAACGGCAATGTCGTTTGGTCGCAGCCGCGGGCGGTTCTATGCGCAGGAAGATCTTGAAGTCACGTTTGAAGATGCCGCTGGAATTGATGAAGCGGCGGATGAACTCCGCGAAGTGGTCGAGTTTTTAAGGAACCCCGCCAAATACCAAGCCTTGGGCGGACGGATTCCCCGCGGAGTTTTGCTGGTCGGTCCTCCAGGAACAGGAAAGACCTTGCTGGCCAAAGCCGTGGCGGGCGAAGCCGGTGTGCCGTTCTTTAGTTTGTCCGGCTCCGATTTCGTCGAGATGTTTGTTGGTGTGGGGGCTTCGCGGGTGCGGGATATGTTCGCGCAAGCGGTCGCCAAGTCGCCATCGATCATCTTCATCGACGAACTCGATGCGTTGGGCAAAGTCCGCGGCAGTGGTGCTCCCGGCGGACACGATGAACGCGAGCAGACACTCAACGCACTGTTGGTTGAGATGGACGGTTTTCACTCCGACCAAAGCGTGATTGTGATGGCCGCCACAAACATGCCCGAAACACTGGACCCCGCATTAATGCGGCCCGGACGCTTCGACCGCCACGTTCTAGTCGATCGCCCCGACTTCAAGGGCCGCGAAGCAATCCTCAAAGTGCACATCGTGAAAATCAAAGTCGGCGACGATGTCGATTTGGAACGAGTCGCCCGCATGACACCGGGATTCGTCGGGGCGGACTTGGCCAACCTCGTCAACGAGGCCGCCCTATTGGCTGCTCGCAAAAACAAAACCTCCGTCGGCATGGCCGAGTTCGAAGAGGGCATCGAACGCGTGATCGCCGGTTTGGAAAAACAAACGCGGATCATCACCCCGGAAGAAAAACAACGGGTCGCCTACCACGAATGCGGTCACGCACTCGTCGCCTGTTGCTTGCCGCATACTGATCCGGTACACAAGATTTCCATCATCCCCCGCGGCATGTCGGCACTGGGATACACGCTGCAGCATCCGGATGAAGAGCGGCATTTGGTCACGCAGTCCGAATTGTTCAACCGGATTTGCGTGTTCCTCGGCGGGATCGCCACCGAAGAAACGATCTTCCAAGAAACGTCAACCGGCGCTCAAAACGATCTGGAACGTGCCACCGATCTGGCCCGACGGATGGTCACCGAATTCGGGATGAGTCCCAAATTGGGGCGCGTGAATTATCACGTGAGCAACCGCTCCCCGTTCCTGGCTTCGGGATTTGGAGCCTCGACTGAGCGTGCCCATAGTGAGGAGACGATTCGCGAAATTGATTTGGAAATCAAACGCATCGTCGATGAGGCCAATCGGACGGCGCATGATATCATCAAAGAACGCCGCGAAGTCTTGGAACACATGACGCGCGAGCTGCTCGAAAATGAAATCATGAACACCGATCAACTGCAG from Symmachiella dynata encodes:
- a CDS encoding endonuclease domain-containing protein; translation: MADRIPPPDTHTRAKQLRQQMTVPERKLWSVLRSQRLAGLKFRRQHPIEPYIVDFYCDAARLVVEVHGESHAVTGDYDIKRQRIIENRGYTFLRVSNDEVLEDLEAVALGIARAAGVDLQKWLSGG
- a CDS encoding mandelate racemase/muconate lactonizing enzyme family protein encodes the protein MKITNVICQVLRSASVESKTASCQDVVLVRIRTDSGLEGIGEADSSPEVVKAIIDAPFSHNIACGLREVLLGENPLETERLWQRMYRATMYFGRTSVTISAMAAVDMALWDLKGKHFGEPIHRLLGGKQHDSIRAYASILFGRDGQETAEIGQRWIAAGYTAVKFGWEPMGQSEALDIELVRGAREGIGENTLLIDAGCVWDTRTALRRATAFAEFDIEWLEEPLREDNIDGYVWLRDRSPVAIASGEGECGREAFRPLLDRRALDVYQVDLSRNGFTDAAYIKARVEEIGARPCNHSYTSPITVAASVQWLCTCRDAFLFEDCVEDVPMRHELTHERIQASHGSIEVSDRPGLGVTLNEEFVAAHLVDESV
- the ftsH gene encoding ATP-dependent zinc metalloprotease FtsH → MTDKPTKSPDKRGPSRPERPQSSNLHWYILGFIVVILLMVTIVERNNSSQEMDYSAFLTAINKGEDQKDRLDATNIHNLTIGKEFIRFQDRPDPKDGKPPIPKKFYIPINAQSDMASDRLEKLLESKGIPFAYEPPPSEWKGMFMLFLPLIILFLLLMFFFRRMGGAGTAMSFGRSRGRFYAQEDLEVTFEDAAGIDEAADELREVVEFLRNPAKYQALGGRIPRGVLLVGPPGTGKTLLAKAVAGEAGVPFFSLSGSDFVEMFVGVGASRVRDMFAQAVAKSPSIIFIDELDALGKVRGSGAPGGHDEREQTLNALLVEMDGFHSDQSVIVMAATNMPETLDPALMRPGRFDRHVLVDRPDFKGREAILKVHIVKIKVGDDVDLERVARMTPGFVGADLANLVNEAALLAARKNKTSVGMAEFEEGIERVIAGLEKQTRIITPEEKQRVAYHECGHALVACCLPHTDPVHKISIIPRGMSALGYTLQHPDEERHLVTQSELFNRICVFLGGIATEETIFQETSTGAQNDLERATDLARRMVTEFGMSPKLGRVNYHVSNRSPFLASGFGASTERAHSEETIREIDLEIKRIVDEANRTAHDIIKERREVLEHMTRELLENEIMNTDQLQAILDEHKIGPQIKPGTHARNPVPQATDSEQDNDLPSQPAEGG